The DNA window CCTCGCGCAGCACCCGGCCGGCGGGGTCGGTGACGAGCCCGCCCTTGGTGCCGAGGTCGGACAGCACGAAGCGGGCCGCGTAGTAGGGCGGCTGGTCGAGCGGCACGAGGGCCTCGTCGGGGCCGCCGCCACCGGTGAAGAACGTGTCGTACTCGTCGGTCCCGCGGCCGAAGTCGGCGTCGACGCCGGTGGCGCAGAACCCGTTGAAGCGGGAGACGGTCGCGGCGAGCGCGTCCGCCGGTACGCCGATCAGCCCGGCGAGCTCGTCGAGCGACCCGGCGCGCAGCCAGGTGCCGGCCTCGAGGTGGGCGGCCGGGTCGCCCTCGGGCATCGCGATCGCCGGCAGCCGGCCGCCCTCGCGGGAGTCGAAGACGAACCACGACGGCACCCGGTCGGGAGCCTTCGCCATCTCGCGGCCGAAGCGGTCGTAGGGCAGGCACTCGTTGGCGTAGCGCCGTCCCGTCTGGTCGACCATCAGACCACTGCGGAAGCCCAGGGTGAACGAGCCGCCGCCGTCGGGCTGCTCGAGCCCGGGGCAGAACCAGCCCAGTGCGCTGAAGTCCGCGGCGGCCCCGAGGGCGAGGGCCGCCCGGATCGCCTCGCCGAGGTTGGCATCGCGCGGCGCCATGCTCCAGGCGACGGCGCCCGGCACGCCGTGCTCGGCGCGCAGCGCGGCGTTGCCCTCGAACCCGCCGGCCGCGACCAGGACGCCGAACCGGGCGTGCAGCTCGAGGCCGTCGGCCGTGCGGACGCCGACGACGCGCGCGTCCCCTCCTCGGGTCAGCAGGTCCACCACGGCGTGACCGGTGCGGAGGATGCCGCCCTCGCGCACGACGATCGCCGCGAGCCGCCCGATGAGCGACTGCCCGCCGCTCAGGGTCCGGCGGCCGGGCGCCCCGACCCGGTCGAGCTCGACCGGCGGGCGGACCAGCTCGCCGATCAGCGGGGGCAGGGCGTCGCGCTTGATGGTGGTGGGCTGGATCGATCGCCCGAACGGCACCCGACCGGGCGCGTCGTAGTACTCCGGGAACGGCAGCCACTCGAACTCCATGGCCTCGTCGGCCTCGAGCTGGGCCACCAGCTCGGGAGCGTGGGCCAGGAACGCCTCGACCTTGGCCCGGGTGGCGGGCTCGTCGGGGTCGGCCAGGATCGTGTCGAGGTAGGCGCGGGCGCCCTCGGTCGAGTCGGGGATCCCGGCGCGCTGCTGGACCTGCGTCCCCGGCAGCCAGCACGCCCCACCGGAGTAGGCCGAGGTGCCGCCGAGCAGCGCCGTCTTCTCCAGCACCAGGACCGACAGGCCGGCCCGGGCGGCGACCGCCGCTCCGGTCAGCGCGCCGCCCCCGGAGCCGACCACGATGACGTCGTACTGCTGCTCGTCGCTCACGCGCTGATCATGGAAGTAGAACGTGTTCTAGCGCAAGCGGGTCGGGGAGGGCTTTGGGAGTTTCACCGCTGAAGCGGTGAAATTCCCACACCCTCGACGAAGTTTCGTCGTGGAGGCGCGAGTTTCACCGCCGCGGCGGAGAATTTCCCACCGGGGTCAGGACCGGTTGAGCAGCACGATCGCCACGATCGCACCGATCACGACCAGCGCCGCGGTCACCGCCAGCGCGATCTTGATCGGGCTGTAGGGGCGGTCGCCGACGACCTTGCCGGTGTTGGCGTTGACGAGCACCTGGAAGGTCTTGC is part of the Nocardioides plantarum genome and encodes:
- a CDS encoding FAD-dependent oxidoreductase encodes the protein MSDEQQYDVIVVGSGGGALTGAAVAARAGLSVLVLEKTALLGGTSAYSGGACWLPGTQVQQRAGIPDSTEGARAYLDTILADPDEPATRAKVEAFLAHAPELVAQLEADEAMEFEWLPFPEYYDAPGRVPFGRSIQPTTIKRDALPPLIGELVRPPVELDRVGAPGRRTLSGGQSLIGRLAAIVVREGGILRTGHAVVDLLTRGGDARVVGVRTADGLELHARFGVLVAAGGFEGNAALRAEHGVPGAVAWSMAPRDANLGEAIRAALALGAAADFSALGWFCPGLEQPDGGGSFTLGFRSGLMVDQTGRRYANECLPYDRFGREMAKAPDRVPSWFVFDSREGGRLPAIAMPEGDPAAHLEAGTWLRAGSLDELAGLIGVPADALAATVSRFNGFCATGVDADFGRGTDEYDTFFTGGGGPDEALVPLDQPPYYAARFVLSDLGTKGGLVTDPAGRVLREDGSAIPGLYAAGNSSASMFGGVYPGPGAPLGSAMVFASLAVRDLARSEG